From Paraburkholderia sabiae, a single genomic window includes:
- the pcaB gene encoding 3-carboxy-cis,cis-muconate cycloisomerase, translating into MNSRNVPFSSTVVDSILFRDAFGTAKMRAIFSDHALIQRYIDVEVALAKAEAHVGVIPADAAETIARESQIDRVDFDHMREETDIVGYPILPLVRQLVAMCGDAGRYVHWGATTQDIMDTAVALQVRDALDSIDADIRELRGILVDLAKKHRDTPMAGRTHLQQALPVTFGYKAAIWLAMFDRHQQRLSELRQRVAVVEFAGAAGTLASLGDKGFDVQRALAAELRLGVPATTWHVARDGFAEAVNLLALVTGSLGKIATDIMIMASNEFGEVYEPFVKGRGASSTMPQKRNPISSELMLAAAKAVRQQAGLMIDAMIQDFERATGPWHAEWIAIPESFILTSGALHQAKFALGGLIVDTERMKHNLGISKGLIVAEAVMMQMAPYTGRQQAHDIVYDACRTVNEHGGTLAEALAALPEVTKHFDRAAIDRMTDPANYLGLAPQMVDRAVALSSEI; encoded by the coding sequence ATGAACAGCCGTAACGTTCCCTTTTCCAGTACCGTCGTCGATTCGATCCTGTTTCGCGACGCGTTTGGCACCGCAAAAATGCGCGCGATCTTTTCGGATCACGCGCTGATTCAGCGCTATATCGATGTCGAAGTCGCGCTAGCGAAAGCCGAAGCACACGTCGGCGTGATTCCCGCCGATGCCGCCGAAACCATCGCACGCGAATCGCAGATCGATCGCGTCGACTTCGATCATATGCGCGAGGAGACGGATATCGTCGGCTATCCGATCCTGCCGCTCGTGCGTCAGCTCGTCGCTATGTGCGGCGATGCAGGGCGCTACGTGCATTGGGGCGCGACGACGCAGGACATCATGGATACGGCCGTCGCACTTCAGGTGCGCGACGCGCTCGATTCGATCGATGCCGACATCCGCGAATTGCGCGGCATTCTCGTCGATCTCGCGAAGAAGCATCGCGATACACCGATGGCAGGCCGCACGCATTTGCAGCAAGCCTTGCCCGTTACGTTCGGTTATAAGGCGGCGATCTGGCTCGCGATGTTCGACCGTCATCAGCAGCGCCTTAGCGAATTGCGCCAGCGCGTGGCCGTCGTCGAGTTCGCGGGTGCAGCGGGCACGCTCGCGTCGCTCGGCGACAAGGGCTTCGACGTGCAGCGTGCGCTCGCCGCCGAGCTGCGACTCGGCGTGCCCGCGACGACATGGCACGTCGCGCGTGACGGATTCGCGGAAGCCGTCAATCTGCTCGCGCTCGTCACCGGCTCGCTCGGCAAGATTGCGACCGACATCATGATCATGGCGTCGAACGAATTCGGCGAAGTGTACGAACCGTTCGTCAAAGGACGCGGCGCGAGCAGCACGATGCCGCAAAAGCGCAATCCGATTTCGAGCGAACTCATGCTCGCCGCAGCCAAAGCGGTGCGCCAGCAAGCAGGGTTGATGATCGACGCGATGATCCAGGACTTCGAGCGCGCGACGGGACCGTGGCACGCCGAATGGATCGCGATACCCGAGAGTTTCATTCTGACGTCGGGCGCGCTGCATCAGGCGAAGTTCGCGCTCGGCGGACTGATCGTCGATACAGAACGGATGAAACACAACCTCGGCATCAGCAAGGGACTCATCGTTGCCGAAGCCGTGATGATGCAGATGGCGCCATATACAGGACGTCAGCAGGCGCACGACATCGTGTACGATGCGTGCCGGACGGTCAACGAACACGGCGGCACGCTCGCCGAAGCGCTCGCCGCACTGCCCGAGGTGACGAAGCACTTCGATCGCGCGGCAATCGACCGTATGACCGATCCCGCCAACTACCTTGGACTTGCGCCGCAGATGGTGGATCGCGCGGTCGCATTGTCGAGCGAGATCTGA
- a CDS encoding GntR family transcriptional regulator: protein MKPRYAELAEELIQAIGAGKFEVGSSLPSEVDLSEQYGVSRATVRSALERVQELGLISRRKRAGIRVESAKPKAAFSHNMSSVEDLVQFAVVTERHVRSVTELSASPSLAGKLGVDAGTRLLRVEMLRVDPSKPDAPLCWTDVYLEAALGAGIKRELRNSTGLICDMVERRFGRSVHNVRQEIRAIGVPDNLAEPLGVKPDSHALEIVRRYLDSRGLVFEATVSVFPADRYSYALELMRQG, encoded by the coding sequence ATGAAACCCCGATACGCGGAACTGGCCGAGGAACTGATCCAGGCAATCGGCGCAGGAAAGTTCGAGGTTGGATCGTCACTTCCGAGTGAAGTCGACCTGTCGGAACAGTACGGCGTCAGCCGTGCGACTGTTCGCTCGGCGCTGGAGCGCGTTCAGGAACTCGGGCTGATTTCGCGCCGCAAGCGTGCGGGCATTCGTGTCGAGTCAGCGAAACCGAAGGCGGCGTTTTCGCACAATATGTCGAGTGTCGAAGACCTCGTGCAGTTTGCGGTCGTGACGGAGCGGCATGTGCGCTCCGTCACGGAACTGTCGGCGAGTCCGTCGCTTGCCGGCAAGCTCGGTGTCGATGCGGGCACGCGGCTGCTGCGCGTCGAAATGCTGCGCGTCGATCCGTCGAAACCGGATGCGCCGCTGTGCTGGACGGATGTTTATCTCGAGGCCGCACTGGGCGCCGGCATCAAACGCGAATTGCGCAACAGCACGGGGTTGATCTGCGACATGGTGGAGCGGCGCTTCGGGCGCTCGGTGCACAACGTGCGGCAGGAAATCAGGGCGATCGGCGTGCCTGACAATCTCGCCGAACCGCTTGGCGTGAAGCCCGATTCTCACGCGCTGGAAATCGTGCGGCGCTATCTGGATTCGCGCGGACTCGTGTTCGAAGCGACGGTCAGCGTGTTTCCCGCCGACAGATACTCGTATGCGCTGGAATTGATGAGGCAGGGTTAG
- a CDS encoding phospholipase C, with product MKWRQIALSSIAMAAFASSVAWSAGDEDGHDKNNHHDEVHTATPIKHLVVIYGENISFDHYFATYPHATNPRGEPSFRASPGTPDVNGLSGALLNNNPNATNTANGAAASNPFRLDRTQAATADQNHAYTAEQQAYDNGAADLFPKYTGKGSTGGAGAFGTAGQVMGYFDGNTVTALWNYAQRFAMSDNAYTSTYGPSTPGALEVVSGQTNGMKVVLTTKQPSVAGSYYVNDGQGGFTMINDVDPANDLCSSATDTALMTGKNIGDLLNARNISWGGFMGGFNLATKNSNGTTGCQRSTLSNVVNSATADYIPHHNWFQYYASTSNPKHLRPSSIAAIGHSTQRDGRTPDPANHQYDTDDFFNAVKAGNFPAVNFLKAPAYQDGHAGYSDPLDEQAFVTKVLNFLQQQKEWESTAVIVAWDDSDGWYDHAYTMPTSASYDSVADQLNGSGICGTGAAMDGVSGKPVNGRCGPGTRTPFIVISPWAKENFVDHTLIDQSSVVRFIEDNWLDGRRIGGGSFDAKAGSIMGMFDFNRRGESRYPRKLFLNPETGVSVETPPRS from the coding sequence ATGAAATGGCGTCAGATAGCACTCAGTTCAATCGCAATGGCCGCATTCGCGTCATCCGTCGCATGGAGCGCGGGAGACGAAGACGGGCATGACAAGAACAATCACCACGACGAAGTCCACACCGCTACGCCAATCAAACATCTGGTCGTGATCTATGGCGAGAACATTTCGTTCGACCACTACTTCGCGACCTACCCGCATGCAACCAATCCGCGCGGCGAGCCGTCATTCAGGGCTTCGCCGGGCACGCCCGACGTCAACGGGCTCTCGGGAGCGCTGCTGAACAACAATCCGAATGCGACCAATACGGCGAACGGCGCGGCGGCGTCGAACCCGTTCCGACTCGACCGTACGCAGGCCGCGACCGCCGACCAGAATCACGCGTACACGGCAGAGCAGCAAGCCTATGACAATGGCGCAGCCGATCTCTTCCCGAAGTACACGGGTAAAGGGTCGACGGGCGGCGCGGGCGCGTTCGGCACGGCTGGCCAGGTGATGGGCTATTTCGACGGCAACACAGTCACGGCGCTGTGGAACTACGCGCAGCGGTTCGCGATGAGCGACAACGCGTACACGTCGACATACGGACCGTCGACGCCGGGCGCACTCGAAGTCGTCTCGGGACAGACGAACGGCATGAAGGTTGTGCTGACGACGAAGCAACCTTCGGTGGCGGGTTCGTATTACGTCAACGACGGCCAGGGCGGATTCACGATGATCAACGACGTCGATCCCGCCAACGACCTGTGTTCGAGCGCGACCGACACGGCCTTGATGACCGGCAAGAACATCGGCGATCTGCTGAATGCCCGCAATATTTCGTGGGGCGGCTTCATGGGCGGATTCAACCTGGCGACGAAGAATAGCAACGGCACGACGGGGTGTCAGCGCAGCACGCTATCGAACGTCGTGAACTCGGCCACCGCCGACTACATCCCGCATCACAACTGGTTCCAGTATTACGCGTCCACATCGAATCCGAAGCATCTGCGCCCGAGCTCGATCGCCGCGATCGGACACAGCACGCAACGCGATGGCCGCACGCCGGATCCCGCCAACCATCAGTACGATACCGACGACTTTTTCAACGCAGTCAAGGCAGGCAATTTCCCGGCAGTGAACTTTCTTAAAGCGCCCGCTTATCAGGACGGCCATGCCGGCTATTCGGACCCGCTCGACGAGCAGGCCTTTGTGACGAAGGTGCTCAACTTCCTGCAGCAGCAGAAGGAATGGGAATCGACCGCCGTGATCGTCGCCTGGGATGACTCCGATGGCTGGTACGACCATGCGTACACGATGCCGACGAGCGCATCGTACGACTCCGTTGCCGACCAGCTGAACGGCTCGGGCATCTGCGGAACGGGCGCGGCAATGGACGGCGTGAGCGGTAAGCCCGTGAACGGCCGTTGCGGTCCCGGCACGCGCACGCCGTTTATCGTGATTTCGCCGTGGGCAAAGGAAAATTTCGTCGACCATACGCTGATCGATCAGTCGTCGGTGGTGCGCTTTATCGAAGACAACTGGCTCGACGGGCGACGTATCGGCGGCGGCTCGTTCGACGCCAAAGCAGGCAGCATCATGGGCATGTTCGACTTCAATCGCCGGGGCGAGAGCCGCTATCCGCGCAAGCTGTTCCTCAATCCGGAGACGGGCGTGTCGGTTGAAACGCCGCCGAGATCGTGA
- a CDS encoding AraC family transcriptional regulator — protein sequence MQAPSATVPISLVNGFLAAAGAQPDVVQRYLAQAGITPELRSASGARVTEEQFSTLYRTLAIELDDEMPGIFSRPLRSGTLKFLCLSLLDASNLDTALHRFCQFFHIVLDDFRFESRRDHLMAQVELRPNAAFGGIGPLGQELMLKLAHGVASWLIGQKIPLLQVDFACPQPPHAFDHRYFFSGPVRFGCDATLMRFSAAFLDMPIRQSKRNLRKFLARSPGEWIFESFSEQRVSHRVRQYLAGELPDLPTIDEAAKNLNCSVRTLCRRLSSEETTFQLLKDELRRDIAIQRLTDTQDAIAMIAGDIGFDDPSAFHRAFRHWTGSTPGTYRRPVQAG from the coding sequence ATGCAAGCGCCCAGCGCCACCGTCCCCATCTCGCTCGTCAACGGGTTTCTTGCCGCCGCCGGCGCGCAACCCGATGTCGTGCAGCGCTATCTCGCGCAGGCCGGCATCACGCCCGAACTGCGTAGCGCATCGGGCGCGCGCGTGACGGAAGAGCAGTTCTCGACGCTCTATCGCACGCTCGCCATCGAACTCGACGACGAAATGCCCGGCATTTTCAGCCGGCCGCTACGCAGCGGCACACTGAAATTTCTTTGCCTGAGCCTGCTCGATGCGTCGAATCTGGACACAGCACTACATCGCTTCTGCCAGTTCTTTCATATCGTGCTCGACGACTTCCGTTTCGAGTCGCGTCGTGACCATCTGATGGCGCAGGTCGAACTGCGTCCGAACGCGGCGTTTGGCGGCATCGGGCCGCTGGGCCAGGAACTGATGCTCAAGCTCGCGCATGGCGTCGCTTCATGGCTGATCGGACAGAAAATCCCGCTCCTGCAGGTCGATTTCGCGTGTCCGCAGCCGCCGCATGCATTCGATCACCGCTATTTCTTTTCCGGGCCGGTGCGCTTCGGCTGTGACGCCACGCTGATGCGCTTCAGCGCCGCGTTTCTCGATATGCCGATCCGCCAGAGCAAGCGCAACCTGCGCAAATTTCTCGCCCGTTCGCCGGGCGAGTGGATCTTCGAATCGTTCAGCGAGCAACGCGTGAGCCATCGCGTGCGGCAGTATCTTGCTGGCGAATTGCCCGATCTGCCGACCATCGACGAGGCCGCGAAGAATCTGAATTGCTCGGTGCGCACGTTGTGCAGACGGTTATCGTCGGAAGAAACGACGTTTCAACTGCTCAAGGACGAACTGCGTCGCGATATCGCGATCCAGCGTCTGACCGACACGCAGGACGCGATCGCCATGATCGCGGGCGATATCGGATTCGACGATCCGAGCGCGTTTCATCGCGCGTTCCGTCACTGGACGGGCAGCACGCCCGGAACCTATCGGCGGCCTGTTCAGGCTGGGTAA
- a CDS encoding mandelate racemase/muconate lactonizing enzyme family protein yields the protein MRITAIREVSVLLEGNVANAYVNFSEHTVSLVALQTDVIRNGKPVTGFAFDSIGRYAQSGILRDRMMPRLEAAAPESLLDKSGEFFDAAKVLQTIMRNEKPGGHGDRAAAAAAIELAVWDLNAKLADEPAHVTIARHFKRKGNREGVTVYAAGGYYYPGDSIKRLQDEMRSYQEMGYETFKMKIGGASLEDDVARIEAALEVVGDGQRLAVDANGRFDLQTALDYAKAITPYALRWYEEIGDPLDYDLNRQVAEAYSGRIATGENLFSVQDVNNLTLFGGMRPGLDIFQMDTGLCYGLTEFARMIDVMEQRGFNRNQLHPHGGHLINMHVAAGLELGGCEAYPGVFQPFGGYPDRCGVGGGRVRPTDAPGFGLEEKDGLRPWLAQLAG from the coding sequence ATGCGTATTACGGCTATCAGGGAAGTGTCGGTTCTACTCGAAGGCAACGTCGCGAATGCGTACGTCAATTTTTCGGAGCACACGGTGTCGCTCGTCGCGCTGCAAACCGATGTGATCCGCAACGGCAAACCCGTCACGGGCTTTGCATTCGATTCGATCGGTCGATACGCACAGAGCGGCATTCTGCGCGACCGCATGATGCCGCGCCTCGAAGCCGCTGCGCCCGAATCGCTGCTGGATAAATCGGGCGAGTTCTTCGATGCGGCCAAAGTGCTGCAGACCATCATGCGCAACGAAAAGCCGGGCGGTCATGGCGACCGCGCGGCGGCGGCAGCGGCCATCGAGCTTGCCGTGTGGGATCTGAACGCGAAGCTCGCCGACGAGCCTGCACACGTGACGATTGCCCGCCATTTCAAGCGCAAAGGCAATCGCGAAGGCGTGACCGTGTATGCAGCGGGCGGCTACTACTATCCGGGCGACAGCATCAAACGCTTGCAGGACGAAATGCGTAGCTATCAGGAGATGGGCTACGAAACGTTCAAGATGAAAATCGGCGGCGCCTCACTTGAGGACGATGTTGCGCGTATCGAAGCGGCCCTCGAAGTTGTCGGCGATGGACAACGGCTGGCCGTCGATGCAAACGGGCGTTTCGATCTGCAGACTGCGCTCGACTACGCAAAAGCCATCACGCCTTACGCGCTGCGCTGGTACGAAGAGATCGGCGATCCGCTCGATTACGACCTCAACCGGCAAGTCGCCGAAGCGTATTCAGGCCGCATTGCGACGGGCGAAAACCTGTTCTCGGTGCAGGACGTCAACAACCTGACGCTGTTCGGCGGCATGCGTCCCGGCCTCGATATCTTCCAGATGGACACGGGCCTTTGCTATGGCCTCACAGAATTCGCCAGGATGATCGACGTGATGGAGCAGCGCGGCTTCAACCGCAATCAGCTGCATCCGCATGGCGGACATCTGATCAACATGCACGTTGCAGCAGGACTCGAACTCGGCGGCTGCGAGGCTTATCCCGGCGTGTTCCAGCCGTTCGGCGGCTATCCGGATCGCTGCGGCGTCGGCGGCGGCCGCGTGCGTCCGACGGATGCGCCGGGCTTCGGGCTCGAAGAGAAGGACGGACTGCGTCCCTGGCTTGCACAGCTTGCCGGCTGA
- a CDS encoding cation:dicarboxylate symporter family transporter yields the protein MAQHSEVAGSPTMEHSAPAKRRPPIYLRLGFQIVAGIVLGLALGFIAPKLAVDMKILGDIFLRLIKMVVAPLVFLNVVLGIAAAGDLKNVGRIGLRALIYFEVVSTIALAITMVIANFSGVGTGMHLTQNADAAAAAHAQYGKGGFTSFEHFILTIFPDNFVGAFANGSLLQVLVISIGLGAALLMLNNEQRASVEGALNRMSDLFFKFVDVIMKFAPLGAFGSIAFAIGSSGMNAVLSLGYLLLVLYLSLAFFVVVVLGIVLRLYGFNVFRFLRYFKDEIFLLFATASSESALPRFFEKLERLGCSRQTTGLVLPTGYAFNLDGTSVYMPLCVMFLANAYGIPLDLHQQLGLLVLMLLTSKGAATVSGGTFIVFAATVTASGLLPIEGLPLLFGINRFTSQAVCICNAMGNSVATLVIAKSTGEFDPDAAREEYRRVFGTTVGKVI from the coding sequence ATGGCCCAGCACAGCGAAGTTGCAGGAAGCCCGACCATGGAGCACAGCGCGCCAGCCAAACGCCGGCCGCCCATTTATCTGAGGCTCGGTTTTCAGATCGTGGCGGGCATCGTGCTGGGGCTGGCGCTCGGCTTCATCGCGCCGAAGCTTGCCGTCGATATGAAGATCCTCGGCGATATCTTCTTGCGGCTGATCAAGATGGTCGTTGCGCCGCTGGTGTTCCTGAACGTCGTGCTCGGCATCGCCGCGGCCGGCGATCTGAAGAACGTCGGCCGCATCGGGTTGCGCGCGCTGATCTACTTCGAAGTCGTGTCGACCATCGCGCTTGCGATCACGATGGTCATCGCGAACTTCTCAGGCGTCGGCACGGGCATGCATCTGACGCAAAACGCCGATGCCGCCGCGGCAGCGCACGCGCAATACGGCAAAGGCGGCTTCACGTCGTTCGAGCATTTCATCCTGACGATCTTCCCCGACAACTTCGTCGGCGCGTTCGCGAACGGTTCACTGCTTCAGGTACTCGTCATTTCGATCGGTCTCGGCGCAGCGTTGCTGATGCTCAACAACGAGCAGCGTGCGAGCGTCGAAGGCGCGCTGAACCGGATGTCCGATCTCTTCTTCAAGTTCGTCGACGTGATCATGAAGTTTGCGCCGCTCGGCGCGTTTGGATCGATTGCATTCGCTATCGGCAGCAGCGGCATGAATGCCGTTCTCTCGCTCGGTTATCTGTTGCTGGTGCTGTATCTGTCGCTTGCGTTCTTTGTCGTGGTCGTACTCGGCATCGTGCTGCGGCTCTATGGCTTCAATGTCTTCAGATTTCTCCGCTATTTCAAGGACGAAATCTTTCTGCTGTTCGCGACGGCTTCGTCGGAAAGCGCGCTGCCGCGCTTCTTCGAAAAGCTCGAACGCCTTGGCTGCTCGCGTCAAACCACAGGGCTCGTGCTGCCGACAGGCTACGCATTCAACCTCGACGGCACCTCGGTTTATATGCCTTTGTGCGTGATGTTTCTGGCGAACGCGTACGGCATTCCTCTCGATCTGCATCAGCAGCTTGGGCTGCTTGTCCTGATGTTGCTCACATCGAAAGGCGCAGCGACGGTTTCGGGCGGCACGTTCATCGTATTCGCCGCCACCGTGACGGCATCGGGCCTCTTGCCCATCGAAGGCTTGCCGCTTCTGTTCGGCATCAATCGCTTCACGTCGCAGGCCGTCTGTATCTGCAACGCGATGGGCAACAGCGTCGCCACGCTCGTCATCGCGAAGTCGACGGGCGAATTCGATCCGGATGCGGCGCGCGAAGAATACCGCCGCGTGTTCGGGACGACCGTCGGCAAAGTCATCTGA
- a CDS encoding sugar transporter, with the protein MSTSDSIAAKHSWWGVMALALSAFIFNTTEFVPVALLSSIGDSLGMQPTDVGVMLTIYAWAVALVSLPLTILTRHIERRKLLTWVLLLFVGCHIVTGIAWNFSVLVIGRLGIACAHAIFWSISVSLVVRLAPPDKKSRALGLLATGTSLAMVAGIPIGRMIGEALGWRMTFQVIAVAAVAVLLLLRATLPQLPSEQAGSLRSLPVLLRNPTLMCLYLVTLLVVSAHFTAYTYVEPFIQHVNHASNSRITFILTLFGAAGIPAALCFNRLYPDQPDRFMQGAVITIAACLLILFPCSLSIVTLSVHSFVWGGAIICFGLGMQAWVLRLAPNATDLAVSIFSGLYNVAIGAGALFGNHVARDYGIAWIGTFGGMIAGLGAAACWFAFRARTSREA; encoded by the coding sequence ATGTCAACTTCTGATTCCATCGCAGCAAAACATTCGTGGTGGGGCGTGATGGCGCTTGCGCTGTCAGCCTTCATCTTCAACACCACGGAGTTCGTTCCCGTCGCATTGCTCAGTTCGATCGGCGACAGTCTCGGCATGCAGCCGACCGATGTCGGCGTGATGCTGACCATCTATGCCTGGGCCGTCGCACTCGTATCGCTGCCATTGACGATCCTCACGCGTCATATCGAGCGTCGCAAACTGCTCACGTGGGTGCTGCTGCTTTTCGTCGGTTGCCATATCGTGACGGGCATCGCATGGAATTTCTCCGTGCTCGTCATCGGACGATTGGGCATTGCCTGCGCGCACGCGATCTTCTGGTCGATATCCGTCTCGCTGGTCGTCAGACTCGCGCCTCCCGACAAGAAGAGCCGCGCGCTCGGACTGCTTGCAACGGGGACGTCGCTGGCGATGGTGGCGGGCATCCCGATCGGACGGATGATCGGAGAAGCGTTGGGCTGGCGCATGACGTTCCAGGTGATTGCCGTCGCGGCCGTTGCCGTCCTTCTGTTGCTGCGCGCCACGCTGCCGCAGCTTCCAAGCGAACAGGCCGGCTCGCTGCGCAGTCTGCCCGTTCTGCTCAGAAATCCGACGCTGATGTGCCTCTATCTCGTCACGCTGCTGGTGGTCTCGGCGCATTTCACCGCGTACACCTACGTCGAACCGTTTATCCAGCACGTCAATCACGCGAGCAACAGCCGCATCACCTTCATCCTGACGTTGTTCGGCGCGGCCGGGATTCCCGCCGCTCTCTGCTTCAACCGGCTCTATCCGGATCAACCTGACCGCTTCATGCAAGGCGCCGTGATCACGATCGCTGCATGTCTGCTGATACTTTTCCCGTGCTCGTTGAGCATCGTGACGTTGTCCGTGCATTCCTTCGTATGGGGAGGCGCGATTATCTGCTTCGGCCTCGGCATGCAGGCGTGGGTATTACGACTCGCGCCCAATGCAACCGATCTCGCCGTTTCGATATTTTCCGGGCTGTACAACGTGGCGATCGGTGCGGGTGCGCTGTTCGGCAATCATGTTGCCAGGGACTATGGGATAGCGTGGATCGGAACGTTCGGCGGGATGATCGCCGGTTTGGGTGCTGCGGCGTGCTGGTTTGCGTTTCGTGCGCGTACATCGCGAGAGGCTTAG